The Tepidibacter aestuarii genome contains a region encoding:
- a CDS encoding DNA-3-methyladenine glycosylase family protein — MKIYEENNSVVVEGMNDFEPKHIFECGQCFRWNEEDDGSYTGVAFKRILNVKKEEDLVYFNNTNLEDFHNIWYKYFDLDRDYSKIKEELSKMDKYLNEAVKFGYGIRILNQDEWEILISFIISANNRISMIKRAIENLSMNHGEYIGEYKGKKYYAFPSIEKMNSLTQEQIRKCGTGFRDQYIKDTTFIINTDNEDIYKYKNLNTDMCKKGLLQFCGVGPKVADCIMLFSMEKYDTFPVDVWVKRVMEEFYVDENLSLKKIREYGINKFSNLSGFAQQYLFYYARELSIGRK; from the coding sequence ATGAAAATATATGAAGAAAATAATTCTGTTGTAGTTGAAGGTATGAATGATTTTGAACCTAAGCATATATTTGAGTGCGGTCAATGCTTTAGATGGAATGAAGAAGATGACGGATCTTATACTGGAGTAGCATTTAAAAGAATACTCAATGTAAAAAAAGAAGAAGATTTAGTGTATTTTAATAATACAAATCTAGAAGATTTTCATAATATATGGTATAAGTATTTTGATTTAGATAGAGATTATTCTAAAATAAAAGAAGAATTATCTAAAATGGACAAATACTTAAATGAAGCTGTAAAGTTTGGATACGGTATAAGAATACTCAATCAAGATGAATGGGAAATATTGATATCATTTATAATATCAGCTAACAATAGGATATCTATGATAAAAAGAGCAATAGAAAATTTATCTATGAATCATGGAGAATATATAGGAGAATATAAAGGTAAAAAGTATTATGCTTTTCCATCTATTGAAAAGATGAATTCATTGACACAAGAGCAGATAAGAAAATGTGGAACTGGATTTAGAGACCAATATATAAAGGATACAACTTTTATAATAAATACTGATAACGAAGATATATATAAATACAAAAACTTAAATACCGATATGTGTAAGAAGGGACTTTTACAATTTTGTGGAGTGGGCCCCAAGGTTGCAGATTGCATAATGTTATTTTCTATGGAAAAGTATGATACATTTCCTGTAGATGTATGGGTAAAAAGAGTTATGGAAGAATTTTATGTAGACGAGAATCTTAGCTTAAAGAAAATAAGAGAATATGGAATAAATAAATTTTCAAATCTATCTGGGTTTGCTCAACAATATCTATTTTACTATGCAAGGGAGCTTAGTATAGGAAGAAAATAG
- the cls gene encoding cardiolipin synthase yields MIDIIDTIMWALGILFTVSTVLVSLVIFLENRNPSKTIAWLLIFAVFPIGGLIIYILCGQNVRRKKIFKTQKIFSDIKVSHLFSNIKEFDNLLFVEKQAIVDNIIFNDSSMDNSKRVMSLLLNTGRIPFTLNNDIKILTNGNQKFDEMIRDLRKAKHHIHMEYYIIKNSDIGNKIKNILIKKADEGVKVRILYDDVGCWRLWFDRKFFDDMREHNIEIYPFLKSKIPFINRRLNYRNHRKIAVIDGKIAYTGGINIGDEYLGKNKRFGFWRDTHMKIKGESVYMLQLTFLLDWYFATKNRIFDGEYFPSISYKGDSIVQIAASGPDSDWEVIHQAYFSAISKAKNRIYIQTPYFIPDESVLMALKTAALSGVDVRIIFPRIADHKIVHLASSSYFKEILKTGGKVYLYEKGFMHSKILIIDDDICSVGSANMDLRSFMINFEVNGFIYDEKVTKRLEKDFMEDIENSEEIKYEDYINRSVVQKIKESAARLFSAVL; encoded by the coding sequence GTGATTGACATAATAGACACTATAATGTGGGCACTTGGAATATTATTTACCGTATCTACAGTGTTAGTATCGTTAGTAATATTCTTAGAGAATAGAAATCCTTCTAAGACAATAGCTTGGCTTTTAATCTTTGCAGTATTTCCAATAGGTGGTTTGATAATATATATACTCTGTGGTCAAAATGTGAGGCGTAAGAAGATATTTAAGACTCAGAAGATATTTTCAGATATAAAGGTTAGTCATTTATTCAGTAATATAAAAGAATTTGACAATCTATTGTTTGTAGAAAAGCAAGCTATAGTTGATAATATTATATTTAATGATAGCAGTATGGATAATTCAAAAAGAGTTATGAGTTTGTTACTGAACACTGGAAGAATTCCATTTACACTCAACAACGATATAAAGATATTAACAAACGGAAATCAAAAGTTTGATGAGATGATAAGAGATTTAAGAAAGGCAAAGCACCATATACACATGGAGTACTACATCATAAAAAATTCAGATATAGGGAATAAAATAAAAAACATATTAATAAAAAAGGCAGATGAGGGAGTAAAGGTTAGAATACTTTACGATGATGTAGGCTGTTGGAGACTTTGGTTTGATAGAAAGTTTTTCGATGATATGAGGGAGCACAATATAGAAATATATCCATTTTTAAAATCGAAAATTCCTTTTATAAATAGAAGATTAAACTATAGAAACCATAGAAAGATAGCTGTAATAGATGGAAAGATAGCATATACAGGAGGTATAAATATAGGAGACGAATACTTAGGAAAAAATAAGAGATTCGGATTCTGGAGAGATACACATATGAAGATAAAAGGTGAATCGGTTTATATGTTACAGCTTACATTTTTACTAGATTGGTATTTTGCAACTAAAAATAGAATATTCGATGGAGAGTATTTTCCATCTATATCTTATAAGGGAGATAGTATAGTTCAAATAGCTGCTAGTGGTCCTGATTCAGACTGGGAGGTAATACATCAAGCTTATTTTAGTGCTATATCAAAGGCAAAAAATAGAATATATATACAAACGCCTTATTTTATACCTGATGAGAGTGTATTGATGGCTTTAAAAACAGCAGCTTTAAGTGGTGTTGATGTAAGAATAATATTTCCAAGAATAGCGGATCATAAGATAGTTCATTTAGCATCATCTTCGTATTTCAAAGAAATATTAAAAACAGGAGGAAAAGTATATTTATATGAAAAAGGATTTATGCATTCAAAAATATTGATAATAGATGATGATATATGTTCTGTAGGAAGTGCCAATATGGATCTTAGAAGCTTTATGATTAACTTTGAAGTAAATGGATTCATATATGATGAGAAGGTCACTAAAAGGCTTGAGAAGGACTTTATGGAGGATATAGAAAATAGTGAAGAGATAAAGTATGAAGATTATATTAATAGATCTGTAGTCCAAAAAATAAAAGAATCAGCTGCGAGATTATTCTCTGCTGTTCTATAG
- the groES gene encoding co-chaperone GroES, translating to MKIKPLADRVVIKKLEAEEKTKSGIVLPGSAKEQPQMAEVVEVGPGGVVDGKEIKMEVKVGDKVIFSKYAGTEIKLEGEEYTILRQSDILAVVE from the coding sequence ATGAAAATCAAGCCACTAGCTGATAGAGTAGTTATAAAGAAATTAGAAGCAGAAGAAAAAACTAAAAGTGGTATAGTTTTACCAGGAAGTGCGAAAGAGCAACCACAAATGGCTGAGGTTGTAGAAGTAGGACCTGGTGGAGTTGTAGATGGTAAAGAAATTAAAATGGAAGTTAAGGTTGGAGATAAGGTTATATTCTCTAAATATGCTGGAACAGAGATTAAGTTAGAAGGCGAAGAGTATACTATCTTAAGACAAAGTGATATATTAGCGGTTGTAGAATAG
- the groL gene encoding chaperonin GroEL (60 kDa chaperone family; promotes refolding of misfolded polypeptides especially under stressful conditions; forms two stacked rings of heptamers to form a barrel-shaped 14mer; ends can be capped by GroES; misfolded proteins enter the barrel where they are refolded when GroES binds): MAKEIKFAEQARRSLEKGVNKLADTVKVTLGPKGRNVILDKKFGSPLITNDGVTIAKEIELEDAYENMGAQLVKEVATKTNDVAGDGTTTATVLAQAIMREGLKNVAAGSNPILLRKGIQKAVEISVSKLQETSRHVENKESIAQVAAISAGDEEVGKLIADAMETVGKDGVITVEESKTMLTELDAVEGMQFDRGYLSPYMVTDVEKMESVLDNPYILITDKKINNIQEILPVLEQIVQQGKKLLIVAEDVEGEALATLVVNKLRGTFEVVAVKAPGFGDRRKAMLQDIAVLTGGQVISEEVGLDLKEAELSMLGRAATVKVTKETTTIVDGAGNELEIKDRVNQIKVQIEETSSEFDKEKLQERLAKLAGGVAVIKVGAATETELKERKLRIEDALNATRAAVEEGIVSGGGTALVSVIPAVEELIETLEGEQKIGAKIIRKALEEPLKQIATNCGLEGAVIVENVKNSDVEIGFDALNETYINMIEAGIVDPTKVTRSALQNAASVAAVFLTTEAAVVDIKSDDAVPAMPGGMGGGMPMM; encoded by the coding sequence ATGGCTAAAGAAATTAAATTTGCTGAACAAGCAAGACGTTCATTAGAAAAAGGAGTTAACAAACTTGCAGATACTGTAAAAGTTACGTTAGGACCAAAGGGAAGAAACGTTATATTAGATAAAAAATTCGGATCACCACTTATAACTAATGACGGTGTAACTATAGCTAAAGAAATAGAACTTGAAGATGCTTATGAAAACATGGGAGCACAACTTGTTAAAGAAGTTGCTACTAAAACTAATGATGTAGCAGGGGATGGAACTACTACAGCTACGGTTTTAGCTCAAGCTATAATGAGAGAAGGATTAAAGAATGTAGCGGCAGGATCTAATCCTATACTTCTTAGAAAAGGAATACAAAAGGCTGTAGAAATTTCTGTTTCAAAACTACAAGAAACTTCAAGACATGTAGAAAATAAAGAATCTATAGCTCAAGTTGCGGCTATTTCTGCAGGAGATGAAGAAGTAGGTAAGCTTATAGCTGATGCTATGGAAACAGTAGGTAAAGATGGAGTTATAACTGTTGAAGAATCTAAGACTATGTTAACAGAGCTTGATGCAGTTGAAGGTATGCAATTTGACAGAGGATATTTATCTCCTTACATGGTAACAGATGTTGAGAAGATGGAATCTGTTTTAGATAATCCATATATATTAATTACAGATAAGAAGATAAACAATATTCAAGAAATATTACCAGTGCTTGAGCAAATAGTACAACAAGGTAAAAAGCTTCTTATAGTGGCTGAAGATGTAGAGGGCGAGGCTCTTGCTACTTTAGTAGTTAATAAGTTAAGAGGAACATTCGAAGTTGTAGCTGTTAAGGCTCCTGGTTTTGGAGATAGAAGAAAGGCTATGCTTCAAGATATAGCAGTTCTTACTGGTGGTCAAGTTATATCTGAAGAAGTGGGACTTGATTTAAAAGAAGCTGAGTTATCTATGTTAGGTAGAGCAGCTACTGTTAAGGTAACTAAGGAAACTACTACAATAGTAGATGGAGCTGGTAATGAATTAGAAATTAAAGACAGAGTAAATCAAATAAAGGTTCAAATAGAAGAAACATCTTCTGAATTTGATAAAGAAAAATTACAAGAAAGACTTGCAAAGCTTGCTGGAGGAGTAGCTGTAATCAAGGTTGGAGCTGCTACTGAAACTGAGCTTAAAGAAAGAAAGCTTAGAATAGAAGATGCTCTTAATGCTACAAGAGCAGCTGTTGAAGAAGGTATAGTATCAGGTGGAGGAACTGCACTTGTTAGTGTTATACCTGCGGTTGAAGAATTAATTGAAACTCTTGAAGGAGAACAAAAGATAGGTGCTAAGATAATAAGAAAAGCACTTGAAGAGCCATTAAAGCAAATTGCTACTAACTGTGGACTTGAAGGAGCAGTTATAGTTGAGAATGTTAAAAACTCTGATGTTGAAATCGGATTTGATGCTCTTAATGAAACTTATATAAACATGATAGAGGCTGGAATTGTTGACCCTACTAAGGTTACAAGATCAGCACTTCAAAATGCAGCATCTGTAGCTGCTGTATTCTTAACAACAGAAGCTGCTGTTGTTGATATTAAGTCAGATGATGCTGTTCCAGCTATGCCAGGTGGAATGGGTGGCGGAATGCCAATGATGTAA
- a CDS encoding SpoIIE family protein phosphatase has product MKLSINQLKESNAFLNNLFENITSGIFLVDKNVRIQEFNDTFKVLFNKRDVEILNGLCGNVIGCIYTVEEGEECGNTSNCGKCCVRTAINRAFQDKKNTLKQVMNRDFYIKDSSINKHLQFTTKYMTYNDEDMVLVILDDVTEIENSKLELERNNKIIQKYNDKIKKELSIARNVQQSLIPYKTPIYNGVKLTAVYKPLYEVGGDLYDFINIDEDNVGIFISDISGHGIAAAMITTMVKAILETSKDLLYTPDKLMENINNKILNVAENMYLTAFYGVYNNKTREFTYIRCSHPYPLIIRDKEVIEIKESEGMMLGVFDGLEFKSHKTKLKQGDKILFYTDGLMETKNNSGIEFNNRVFEIINSRSDKNIHEIIEGINEELVLFKGDQEYEDDICILGMQI; this is encoded by the coding sequence ATGAAATTATCTATAAATCAGCTGAAAGAGTCTAATGCTTTTTTAAATAATTTATTTGAAAATATAACTTCGGGTATATTTTTGGTTGATAAGAATGTAAGAATACAAGAGTTTAACGATACATTCAAGGTATTGTTTAATAAACGCGATGTTGAAATATTAAATGGGTTATGTGGTAATGTTATAGGATGCATTTATACTGTTGAAGAAGGTGAGGAATGTGGTAATACTTCGAACTGTGGAAAGTGCTGTGTAAGAACGGCTATAAATAGGGCATTTCAAGATAAAAAAAATACTTTGAAGCAGGTTATGAATAGAGATTTCTATATCAAAGATAGTTCTATAAACAAACATCTTCAGTTTACAACAAAGTATATGACTTATAATGATGAGGATATGGTACTTGTAATATTAGACGATGTAACTGAGATTGAAAACAGCAAATTAGAGCTTGAAAGAAATAATAAGATTATACAAAAGTATAATGATAAGATAAAAAAGGAATTATCTATTGCTAGAAATGTTCAACAGAGTCTTATACCATATAAAACCCCTATATATAATGGGGTAAAATTAACGGCAGTTTACAAACCTTTGTATGAGGTTGGGGGAGATTTATATGATTTTATAAATATAGATGAGGATAATGTAGGCATATTTATAAGTGATATATCTGGACATGGAATAGCTGCTGCTATGATAACTACAATGGTAAAGGCTATACTTGAAACTAGTAAAGATCTTTTGTACACACCTGATAAGCTTATGGAGAATATAAATAACAAAATATTAAATGTAGCAGAGAACATGTATCTTACAGCTTTTTATGGAGTATATAATAACAAGACTAGAGAGTTTACATATATAAGATGTTCTCATCCTTATCCATTGATTATAAGGGATAAGGAGGTTATTGAGATTAAAGAAAGTGAAGGAATGATGTTAGGGGTATTTGATGGATTAGAATTTAAATCGCATAAAACTAAATTAAAACAAGGCGATAAAATTTTATTTTATACAGATGGATTAATGGAAACTAAAAATAATTCTGGGATTGAATTTAATAATAGAGTTTTTGAAATAATAAATAGTAGATCAGATAAAAATATACATGAGATTATAGAGGGTATAAATGAAGAGTTGGTATTATTTAAAGGCGATCAAGAGTATGAAGATGATATATGTATATTAGGGATGCAGATATAG
- the rocF gene encoding arginase, with protein sequence MNVNLIGIPLFYGCDKKGPEAAPDLLRNNGIESIISKHGYKVYDLGNLYVKPESDDTKFKANSNMKYLDSVVDVNTNLAHMVYSSLESNSFPFMLGGDHSLGLGSISGISKHDDKFAVIWMDAHGDINTHETSGSGNTHGMPLGACMGFGHEKLTNLYFKGQKVDPKNVFILGARDLDEGEMNLIKQNNLNVYSPEDMKSKGLKETISSIINTLRQNNISRVHLSFDMDFIDSKFVPGTGTPVDSGFDIEETKTVLKEILESKLVKSIDFVEFNPNLDNNNKTLHLAVDLIDFMFENLNY encoded by the coding sequence ATGAATGTAAATTTAATAGGAATTCCTTTATTCTATGGATGCGACAAAAAAGGACCTGAAGCCGCTCCCGATTTATTAAGAAATAACGGCATAGAATCTATTATAAGCAAACATGGTTACAAAGTTTATGACTTAGGAAACCTTTATGTAAAACCAGAATCAGATGATACTAAATTCAAAGCAAATAGTAATATGAAGTACCTAGACTCTGTTGTCGACGTAAACACAAACCTAGCTCATATGGTATATTCTTCACTTGAGTCAAATAGTTTTCCGTTCATGCTTGGAGGAGATCATTCTCTAGGTCTTGGTAGTATCTCAGGAATTAGCAAGCACGATGATAAATTCGCAGTTATATGGATGGACGCACATGGAGATATAAATACCCATGAAACATCTGGAAGTGGAAATACTCATGGTATGCCACTTGGAGCTTGTATGGGATTTGGTCACGAAAAGCTTACTAACTTGTATTTCAAAGGTCAAAAAGTAGATCCTAAAAATGTATTCATATTAGGAGCTAGAGACTTAGATGAAGGTGAAATGAATCTTATAAAGCAAAACAATCTTAATGTTTATTCGCCTGAAGATATGAAATCAAAAGGTCTTAAAGAAACAATATCTTCTATCATAAATACTCTAAGGCAAAATAATATAAGCAGAGTTCATTTAAGTTTTGATATGGACTTTATAGATTCTAAATTTGTTCCAGGCACAGGTACTCCTGTAGACAGTGGATTTGACATTGAAGAAACTAAGACTGTTCTAAAAGAAATATTAGAATCTAAGTTAGTTAAATCTATAGACTTTGTAGAATTCAATCCCAATTTAGATAATAATAATAAAACTTTACACTTAGCTGTAGACTTAATAGACTTTATGTTTGAAAACTTAAACTATTAA